In one Grus americana isolate bGruAme1 chromosome 1, bGruAme1.mat, whole genome shotgun sequence genomic region, the following are encoded:
- the CUL4A gene encoding cullin-4A isoform X6: protein MADEPQKKPHLSALVGHTNGLTKPASLAAATRAGGGGGGGSATASSKKLVIKNFRERPKLPDNYTQDTWQKLHEAVGAIQSSISIKYNLEELYQAVENLCSYKVSATLYKQLRQVCEDHVKAQILQFREDSLDSLLFLKKINKCWQDHCRQMIMIRSIFLFLDRTYVLQNSMLPSIW, encoded by the exons ATGGCGGACGAGCCCCAGAAGAAGCCGCACTTGTCGGCCTTGGTGGGGCACACTAATGGGCTCACCAAGCCCGCCTCGCTGGCCGCTGCCACCCGCGccggaggagggggaggagggggaagcgCGACCGCCTCCTCCAAGAAACTCGTGATCAAGAACTTCAGAG AAAGACCCAAATTACCAGATAATTATACTCAGGACACCTGGCAAAAACTTCATGAAGCCGTGGGAGCGATACAGAGTAGCATTTCTATTAAATACAACCTTGAAGAGCTCTACCAG gCTGTTGAAAATCTCTGTTCTTACAAAGTTTCTGCTACACTGTACAAACAGCTACGACAAGTCTGTGAAGATCATGTGAAAGCACAAATCCTTCAATTTAGAGAA GATTCTCTGGAtagtcttttatttttgaagaagaTAAATAAATGCTGGCAAGATCATTGCAGACAAATG aTTATGATCAGgagcattttcttatttttggatCGTACATACGTACTTCAGAATTCAATGCTTCCTTCTATATGGTAG